From a single Bacillus sp. NEB1478 genomic region:
- the ftsA gene encoding cell division protein FtsA: protein MNSNEIYVSLDIGTSNIKVIIGEMTSETFNVIGVGHAKSAGIRKGSIVDIDETVRSIRKAVEQAERMLGIPINAVIVGVKGNHIQLQPCHGVVAVSREDREIGDDDIARVIEAAQVMSVPPEREIIDVIPRQFIVDGTDEIIDPRGMLGVRLEMEGTVITGSKTILHNLLRCVERAGLTVADICLEPLATASIALSRDEMDLGVALIDIGGGSTTLSVFDQGTMQLTSVLPIGGDFITKDISIGLRTSAEDAEKIKLKHGHSFVDYASKDETFNVSQIGSSQEQEISQYELSLIIEARMAEIFEMIDDELHQRGYSELPGGFVITGGVAAIPGVLELAQDIFQQNVRVSLPDYIGVREPKFTAGVGLIHFTHKNIKVQGKEVASALSDDAVQSAPKKKQTSQKPAQEKQPGGMKSKVKDWFGLFFE from the coding sequence ATGAACAGCAATGAAATATATGTAAGTTTAGACATCGGTACATCCAATATTAAAGTTATCATTGGAGAAATGACCAGTGAAACCTTTAATGTAATTGGTGTTGGCCATGCAAAATCAGCTGGAATCCGTAAAGGTTCCATTGTAGATATCGATGAAACTGTTCGTTCGATTAGAAAAGCCGTTGAACAGGCAGAGAGAATGTTAGGTATCCCTATTAATGCGGTAATTGTAGGCGTCAAAGGAAACCATATTCAACTGCAGCCATGTCACGGTGTAGTAGCAGTATCCAGAGAAGATCGTGAAATCGGAGACGATGATATTGCTAGAGTAATAGAAGCAGCACAAGTTATGTCTGTGCCGCCAGAACGAGAAATCATTGATGTGATTCCACGCCAGTTCATTGTGGATGGAACCGATGAAATTATTGACCCAAGAGGCATGTTAGGTGTTAGATTAGAAATGGAAGGGACTGTAATTACTGGTTCCAAAACCATCTTACATAACTTACTTCGATGTGTAGAAAGAGCCGGGTTGACCGTAGCTGATATTTGCCTTGAACCCTTAGCAACGGCTTCCATCGCACTTTCACGTGATGAAATGGATCTGGGTGTAGCGCTCATAGATATTGGTGGCGGTTCTACTACATTGTCCGTATTCGATCAAGGGACGATGCAGCTTACATCCGTTCTTCCTATCGGCGGAGATTTTATTACAAAAGACATTTCAATTGGATTAAGAACTTCTGCTGAAGATGCTGAAAAGATTAAATTGAAACATGGTCATTCATTTGTTGACTATGCTTCAAAAGATGAAACCTTTAACGTTTCACAGATTGGTTCATCACAGGAACAAGAAATTTCCCAATATGAACTGTCTTTAATCATCGAAGCACGTATGGCTGAAATATTCGAAATGATTGATGATGAATTGCATCAGCGCGGCTATTCAGAATTGCCTGGCGGTTTTGTTATCACAGGTGGTGTAGCAGCAATTCCTGGAGTGCTTGAATTGGCTCAGGATATCTTCCAGCAAAACGTAAGGGTATCTTTACCTGATTACATCGGTGTAAGAGAGCCGAAGTTTACTGCAGGAGTAGGGCTTATTCATTTCACACATAAAAATATTAAGGTGCAAGGCAAAGAAGTTGCATCTGCATTATCAGACGACGCTGTCCAGTCAGCACCGAAGAAAAAACAAACAAGCCAAAAACCAGCACAGGAAAAACAACCTGGTGGTATGAAATCAAAAGTCAAAGACTGGTTCGGTTTATTTTTTGAATAA
- a CDS encoding small basic family protein produces the protein MWLPVLGLLLGLLLGFMSDIRVPPEYANYLSIAVLAALDTLFGGIRASLQGSFEDKVFITGFFFNILLAAGLAYLGVHLGIDLYLAAIFAFGVRLFNNIAVIRRLLISKWTDSRKKA, from the coding sequence ATGTGGTTACCGGTACTTGGACTTTTGCTTGGTCTTTTATTAGGTTTCATGTCAGATATCCGGGTTCCTCCAGAATACGCAAATTATTTATCAATTGCTGTATTAGCTGCACTTGATACGTTATTTGGCGGTATCCGTGCAAGTTTACAAGGCAGCTTTGAAGATAAAGTATTTATTACAGGTTTTTTCTTCAACATTCTACTAGCAGCCGGATTAGCTTATTTAGGGGTTCATCTCGGTATAGACTTATATTTAGCCGCAATTTTTGCCTTTGGGGTAAGATTGTTTAATAATATAGCTGTAATTCGTAGGTTGCTAATCTCTAAATGGACAGATTCACGTAAAAAGGCCTAA
- a CDS encoding DUF881 domain-containing protein, with amino-acid sequence MKERQWMFATIALILGGMLAIQFETTNNPIIRDTRDLYELRADLEKEKQRQQELNEELERYNDLLENYKGNGKEEKIAAMEEALADLKKQAGLTTVSGQGIVITIEPFNDELIGVDRPVAKIEPDMLRRLVNELNRYDAKEISIGDQRVISKTPVREVNGDIYINNEPISSFPIEIKVLAKNSEKLQQKIIASPAVEEFVRENFNVESTPKSKVILPAYEKPVRVKFMKPVKEGT; translated from the coding sequence TTGAAAGAAAGACAATGGATGTTCGCAACTATTGCCCTCATACTTGGCGGAATGCTGGCTATTCAGTTTGAAACGACGAATAACCCTATTATTCGGGATACTCGGGATCTTTATGAGCTTAGAGCTGATCTGGAAAAAGAGAAACAGCGGCAGCAGGAACTCAATGAGGAACTAGAGCGTTACAATGACCTTTTGGAGAATTATAAAGGGAATGGCAAGGAAGAAAAAATTGCCGCAATGGAAGAAGCTTTGGCAGATTTAAAAAAACAAGCAGGATTAACGACGGTTAGCGGACAAGGAATCGTGATTACAATCGAACCTTTTAATGACGAGCTAATTGGAGTAGATCGCCCTGTTGCAAAGATTGAACCTGATATGCTTAGAAGACTAGTAAATGAACTGAACAGATATGATGCAAAAGAGATAAGCATTGGTGATCAGCGTGTCATATCAAAAACACCAGTCCGGGAAGTAAATGGAGACATTTACATAAATAATGAACCGATTTCTTCTTTTCCGATCGAAATCAAAGTTCTGGCAAAAAACAGCGAAAAATTACAACAAAAAATTATCGCTTCACCTGCGGTTGAAGAATTCGTACGTGAAAATTTTAACGTTGAATCGACTCCAAAATCGAAGGTGATCCTGCCAGCTTATGAGAAACCTGTGAGGGTAAAGTTTATGAAACCGGTAAAGGAGGGAACATAA